The Thermus tengchongensis genomic interval TTGGATTTTGGCCTCAAAATTGCGCTTGGGCTGGGCCCCCACCAGGACCTCCACCGGCTGGCCGTTTTTGAAGAGGATCACCGTGGGGATGCTCATGACCCTAAAGCGCATGGCCGTCTTGGGGTTTTCGTCCACGTCCAGCTTGGCCACCAAGAGCTTCCCCTCGTACTCCCTAGCCAGCTCCTCGAGGATGGGAGCGATCATGCGGCAAGGAGCGCACCACTCCGCCCAGAAGTCCACCAGGACCAGGGGGTGTCCGCCTAAGGTCTGGTCAAAGTTGGCGTCGGTAACCTCTATGGGCTTCGCCATACCCCATCACTTTAAAGCAAAACCCCGGGGGCATACACCCCCGGGGAACCCTTTGGGCTAGCGCTTCCTCCTACCGCCCTTCTTGCCCCCCTTGCCGCCAAAGCCCCCGGTACCCCGGAGGAAGCTTTTGAGCTTGTTCTCAAACTCCGGGGACTGCTTGGGCAGGCGCCGGGGCCTGGGGGGCGGAGCCCCTTCCGGGGCGGGGGTAAGGTCCTTGATGGAAAGGTCCAGACGGCCCTTGGCATCCCGTCCCTTCACCATCACCTGGACGATGTCCCCCTCATTGAGGAAGTCCCGCACGTTCCTCACGAACTCGTGGGCGATCTGGGAGATATGCACCAGCCCCTGCTCGCCCCCCGGGAGCTCCACAAAGGCGCCAAAATCCGTAACCCGCACCACCCGACCCTCTACAACGCTTCCAGCTTCTAGCTCCACTTTCCTTCTCCCTTTGCGCGGCTAGGATCCGCGATGCCCCCACTATAGCACAAAGGGCCGCACCCCCTTGCGGTCCAGGAGGGCGAGGAGCTCAGCAAAGGTGCGCCCGAGCACCGGGTGGCGCCCCTCCGGGATGAGGTCGGCCAGGGGCACCAGGACGAAGGCCCGCTGGTGGAGCCGGGGATGGGGCACCTCGAGGCCCTCCTCCTCCAGGACCCAGTCCCCATAGAGAAGGAGGTCCAGGTCAATGGTCCGAGGCCCCCAGCGCTCCTTACGCTCCCGCCCCAAAGCCCGCTCGATCTCGAGGAGGGCCTCCAAGAGGCGCTGGGGAGGAAGCCCTGTGTCCACCTCCGCCACCAGGTTCAGGTAAGGAGGCTGGGGCGGGCCCACGGGATCGGTTTCGTACACGGGGGAAAGCCGCAGAAGCCGGGTCTCGGGGAGCCGGGAAAGGAGGGAAAGGGCCTGTAAAAGATAGCCCGCCCGGTCCCCCAGGTTGGAACCCAAGCCCACATAGGCCAGCACCTCCCCAGTCTATCCGTTGACAAGGTGGTCCCGCCCCCCTACCCTGAAGGGGAGATGGCCGCCCGGGGCAAAACCTGATGGGGCCTGGGAAGCCTGGCTTCCCGGGCCCGCCCGGGGGCTTTTCTTTTGGGAGGAAGGCATGGTGAAGGAGGACTGGCGGACGCTTTTAGAAGCGGAAAAGAGCCTGGACACCGGCGTCTACACCAAGCACGACCTCCTTTTGGTACGGGGACAGGGAGCCCGGGTCTGGGATGCCGAGGGCCACGAGTACATCGACTGCGTGGGGGGCTACGGGGTGGCCAACCTGGGCCACGCCAACCCCGAGGTGGTGGAGGCCATCAAGAAGCAGGCGGAAACCCTCCTCTCCATGCCCCAGACCCTGCCCACCCCCATGCGGGGGGAGTTCTACCGCACCCTGGTAAGCCTCCTTCCCCCCGAGCTCAACCGGGTCTTCCCCACCAACTCCGGCACCGAGGCCAACGAGG includes:
- the trxA gene encoding thioredoxin, encoding MAKPIEVTDANFDQTLGGHPLVLVDFWAEWCAPCRMIAPILEELAREYEGKLLVAKLDVDENPKTAMRFRVMSIPTVILFKNGQPVEVLVGAQPKRNFEAKIQKHLPPSA
- a CDS encoding RNA-binding protein S1; translated protein: MELEAGSVVEGRVVRVTDFGAFVELPGGEQGLVHISQIAHEFVRNVRDFLNEGDIVQVMVKGRDAKGRLDLSIKDLTPAPEGAPPPRPRRLPKQSPEFENKLKSFLRGTGGFGGKGGKKGGRRKR
- the folK gene encoding 2-amino-4-hydroxy-6-hydroxymethyldihydropteridine diphosphokinase; the protein is MLAYVGLGSNLGDRAGYLLQALSLLSRLPETRLLRLSPVYETDPVGPPQPPYLNLVAEVDTGLPPQRLLEALLEIERALGRERKERWGPRTIDLDLLLYGDWVLEEEGLEVPHPRLHQRAFVLVPLADLIPEGRHPVLGRTFAELLALLDRKGVRPFVL